From a single Brassica oleracea var. oleracea cultivar TO1000 chromosome C5, BOL, whole genome shotgun sequence genomic region:
- the LOC106295948 gene encoding uncharacterized protein LOC106295948 — translation MKRDYFLFLGIIILLFSGLVASAPSSTSPAKIVSGFISNHGTSLMKWLWSLKTTSKKTAVSTKSMVKFENGYSVETVLDGSKLGIEPYSLQVLPNGELLILDSENSNVYKISSSLSLYSRPRLVTGSPEGYPGHVDGRLRDARLNNPKGLTVDDRGNIYVADTVNNAIRKISEAGVATIAGGKMVRGGGGHVDGPSEDAKFSNDFDVIYVGSSCSLLVVDRGNRAIREIQLHFDDCAYEYGSDFPLGIAVLIAAGFFGYMLALLQRRLGSILSYHTDQEIYKAVPDQKPLKPVRSSLIPTGDEQEQQEESFLVPLRVFMSNARLFIAELFSGMFPGLKKKQTVSFSFNHQETNHSSAYSTAPWPIQESFVIHNKDEPPPPIETRNPTPKKTYPFMSKDAESIQQLRMSRSLFRSLDPEFQQEQQHHRRHHSTIPHTHYEKISGKTSEIVFGPAQEQDQKRVAAAGTAKLMECEDQMNSHQNLHYRAHQSVSYPYGYYSYT, via the exons ATGAAAAGGGACTACTTTCTGTTTCTGGGTATCATCATTCTCCTCTTCTCTGGGCTTGTAGCTTCAGCTCCTTCATCAACTTCACCAGCGA AGATCGTTAGTGGGTTCATCTCAAATCACGGAACTTCCCTCATGAAATGGCTATGGTCTCTCAAAACCACCTCCAAAAAAACAG CGGTTTCCACGAAGTCGATGGTGAAATTCGAAAATGGGTATTCGGTGGAGACGGTCCTAGACGGAAGCAAACTCGGCATCGAGCCTTATTCTCTCCAGGTCTTGCCCAATGGCGAGCTTCTTATTCTGGACTCCGAGAATAGCAACGTTTACAAGATTTCATCTTCTCTTTCCTTAT ATAGTAGACCAAGGCTTGTTACTGGCTCACCTGAAGGATATCCAGGTCATGTGGACGGTAGATTACGAGACGCGAGGTTGAACAATCCAAAGGGGCTTACTGTGGATGATAGAGGGAATATCTATGTTGCAGATACTGTGAACAATGCTATCAGGAAGATCAGTGAAGCAG GAGTCGCAACCATTGCTGGGGGGAAAATGGTTCGTGGGGGAGGAGGTCATGTGGATGGTCCGAGTGAAGATGCAAAGTTCTCAAATGATTTCGATGTTATTTATGTTGGAAGCAGCTGTTCCTTGCTGGTTGTTGACCGTGGAAACCGAGCTATCAGAGAGATCCAACTCCATTTCGATGACTGTGCTTATGAATATGGAAGTGACTTTCCTCTTG GGATTGCTGTTCTTATAGCGGCAGGCTTCTTTGGTTACATGCTGGCTCTGTTGCAACGTAGGCTCGGTTCTATCCTTTCATATCACACT GATCAAGAAATATACAAAGCCGTTCCTGATCAAAAGCCTTTGAAACCAGTACGATCATCTCTGATTCCAACCGGAGATGAGCAAGAGCAGCAAGAAGAAAGCTTCCTCGTGCCGTTACGGGTATTCATGTCGAATGCTCGGTTGTTTATAGCGGAGCTGTTCAGTGGAATGTTTCCTGGTCTCAAAAAGAAGCAGACAGTAAGCTTCAGCTTCAACCACCAAGAAACGAATCATTCTTCTGCTTACAGCACAGCTCCATGGCCAATTCAAGAGAGCTTTGTGATACACAACAAAGACGAACCACCACCTCCCATCGAGACCAGAAACCCCACTCCCAAAAAGACTTACCCTTTCATGTCCAAAGACGCTGAGAGTATTCAACAGCTTCGCATGAGCCGTTCCTTGTTCAGAAGCTTGGACCCTGAATTCCAACAGGAGCAGCAGCATCACCGTAGGCATCACTCAACTATCCCACACACTCATTATGAGAAGATCAGTGGGAAGACTAGTGAGATTGTTTTTGGACCGGCCCAGGAGCAAGACCAGAAGCGTGTGGCAGCAGCAGGTACTGCTAAGCTTATGGAGTGTGAAGATCAGATGAATAGTCACCAGAATCTTCATTACAGAGCACACCAATCTGTGAGTTACCCATACGGTTACTATTCCTATACATAA
- the LOC106295399 gene encoding AP-1 complex subunit gamma-1 isoform X2, translated as MNSIFSGTRLRDMIRSIRACKTAAEERGVVRKECADIRASINENDPHDRHRNLAKLMFIHMLGYPTHFGQMECLKLIASPGFPEKRIGYLGLMLLLDERQEVLMLVTNSLKQDLNHTNQYVVGLALCALGNICSAEMARDLAPEVERLIQFRDPNIRKKAALCSTRIVRKVPDLAENFINAASSLLKEKHHGVLITGVQLCYELCTINDEALEYFRKKCTEGLIKTLRDITNSAYQPEYDVAGITDPFLHIRLLKLLRVLGHGDADASDLMTDILAQVATKTESNKNAGNAVLYECVETIMAIEDTSSLRVLAINILGRFLSNRDNNIRYVALNMLMKAIAFDDQAVQRHRVTILECVKDPDASIRKRALELVSLLVNENNVKQLTKELIDYLEISDEDFKEDLSAKICSIVEKFSPEKIWYIDQMLKVLSEAGKFVKDDVWHALIVVISNASELHGYTVRALYKAVLTYSEQETLVRVAIWCIGEYGDLLVNNVGMLGIEDPITVTESDAVDVVEDAITRHNSDMTTKAMALVALLKLSSRFPSISERIKDIIVKQKGSLLLEMQQRAIEFNSIVDRHKNIRPSLVERMPVLDEATFNVRRAGSLPASVSTMAKPSVSIPNGVAAAPLVDLLDLGSDDIMAAPSSSGADFLQDLLGVDLGSSSAQSGATPGPKAGADLLMDILSIGTPSPAQNNTSSVDLLSTPGINKNPSNALDTLSSPALPHIATTASAGGMFDLLDGLTPSPSKEATNGPAYPPIVAYESSTLKIEFTFSKSSGNPQETNVQATFINLSPNTFTDFIFQAAVPKFLQLHLDPASSNTLPASGNITQNLRVTNSQHGKKSLVMRMRIGYKVNGKDVLEEGQINNFPRGL; from the exons ATGAATTCAATTTTTTCCGGTACTCGTCTAAG GGACATGATTCGATCCATAAGAGCGTGCAAAACAGCTGCGGAGGAGCGTGGCGTTGTGAGGAAAGAGTGTGCTGATATCAGAGCATCCATTAATGAAAATGACCCTCATGATAGGCACCGGAACCTCGCCAAGCTCATGTTCATACACATGCTGGGTTACCCGACGCATTTTGGTCAGATGGAGTGCTTGAAGCTTATTGCGTCTCCTGGCTTCCCAGAGAAGAGGATTGGTTATCTCGGGCTGATGTTGCTTCTTGATGAGAGACAGGAAGTGTTGATGCTCGTCACAAATTCATTAAAACA AGATCTTAACCACACGAACCAGTACGTTGTAGGGCTCGCGCTCTGTGCTTTAGGGAATATTTGCTCTGCAGAAATGGCTCGTGATCTTGCGCCAGAAGTAGAAAGATTGATCCAGTTTCGTGACCCTAATATCCGTAAGAAG GCGGCACTTTGCTCCACTAGAATAGTAAGGAAGGTTCCAGATCTTGCAGAGAACTTTATAAATGCTGCTTCTTCCTTGCTTAAAGAAAAGCATCATGGGGTTCTTATAACAGGAGTTCAACTTTGTTATGAACTCTGCACGATCAATGATGAGGCCCTAGAATACTTCCGAAAG AAATGCACGGAGGGGCTGATAAAAACTTTGAGGGATATTACTAATAGCGCATATCAGCCTGAGTATGATGTTGCAGGGATCACAGATCCTTTTCTTCACATACGGTTACTTAAGCTCCTGCGTGTTTTAGGCCATGGTGACGCTGATGCTAGTGATTTGATGACTGATATACTTGCCCAG GTGGCCACAAAAACTGAATCAAACAAAAACGCAGGAAATGCCGTACTCTATGAGTGTGTTGAAACAATCATGGCCATTGAAGACACCAGTAGCTTGCGTGTGCTTGCTATCAATATCTTGGGAAGATTCTTATCTAACCGCGACAACAATATCAG ATATGTTGCATTAAACATGCTGATGAAAGCAATCGCGTTTGATGATCAAGCAGTGCAAAGGCACAGAGTTACAATCTTAGAATGTGTTAAG GACCCAGATGCTTCCATCCGGAAAAGAGCTCTTGAGCTCGTCTCTCTTTTGGTAAATGAGAACAATGTCAAACAACTGACAAAGGAGCTGATTGATTATTTGGAAATCAGCGATGAAGATTTTAAGGAGGATCTTAGTGCGAAAATCTGTTCCATCGTTGAAAA GTTTTCTCCAGAGAAAATCTGGTACATTGATCAGATGCTCAAGGTTCTGTCGGAG GCTGGAAAGTTTGTGAAAGATGATGTGTGGCATGCACTGATTGTTGTCATAAGTAATGCATCAGAGCTTCATGGATATACAGTCAGAGCATTATACAAAGCAGTCCTGACATATTCGGAACAG GAGACCCTTGTCCGAGTGGCGATTTGGTGCATTGGGGAATATGGTGATTTGCTGGTTAACAATGTGGGGATGCTTGGTATTGAAGATCCAATAACG GTAACGGAAAGTGATGCAGTTGACGTTGTCGAGGATGCCATTACTCGCCATAACTCAGATATGACTACCAAAGCTATGGCATTGGTTGCTCTGCTGAAGCTGTCATCCCGCTTTCCTTCTATCTCAGA GAGGATTAAAGATATAATTGTGAAGCAGAAAGGGAGCCTTCTCCTTGAAATGCAGCAGAGAGCTATTGAATTCAATTCTATTGTTGACAGGCATAAAAATATCAG GCCTTCTCTAGTTGAGAGAATGCCGGTGCTAGATGAGGCTACCTTCAATGTGAGGAGGGCTGGCTCTTTACCTGCGTCAGTTTCAACAATGGCCAAACCTTCAGTTAGTATTCCAAATGGTGTTGCTGCAGCTCCACTAGTGGATTTACTGGACCTGGGTTCTGACGATATCATGGCTGCACCTAGTTCATCTGGTGCAGATTTCCTTCAGGATCTTCTGGGTGTTGACTTAGGATCATCGTCAGCACAATCTG GTGCAACCCCGGGTCCAAAAGCCGGTGCAGATCTGTTGATGGATATTTTATCAATTGGGACACCTTCCCCGGCACAAAACAACACATCATCAGTTGATTTGTTATCAACACCTGGCATTAACAAGAATCCTTCTAATGCGCTAGACACACTTTCTTCACCAGCTCTACCTCACATAGCAACGACTGCTTCTGCTGGTGGTATGTTCGATTTGTTAGATGGTCTTACTCCTAGCCCATCGAAGGAAG CAACCAATGGTCCAGCATATCCACCTATTGTTGCATACGAGAGCAGCACCTTGAAGATTGAGTTCACATTCTCAAAGTCATCAGGGAACCCACAAGAAACAAATGTCCAGGCCACTTTTATAAATCTATCTCCTAATACTTTCACAGATTTTATCTTCCAGGCTGCTGTTCCAAAG TTCCTCCAGCTGCACTTGGATCCAGCAAGCAGTAACACACTCCCGGCAAGCGGTAACATCACGCAGAATCTGAGAGTCACAAACAGCCAGCACGGCAAG AAATCTCTTGTGATGCGCATGAGGATTGGGTACAAAGTGAACGGAAAAGATGTATTGGAGGAAGGACAGATCAACAACTTCCCTCGTGGGTTGTGA
- the LOC106295399 gene encoding AP-1 complex subunit gamma-1 isoform X1 codes for MNSIFSGTRLRDMIRSIRACKTAAEERGVVRKECADIRASINENDPHDRHRNLAKLMFIHMLGYPTHFGQMECLKLIASPGFPEKRIGYLGLMLLLDERQEVLMLVTNSLKQDLNHTNQYVVGLALCALGNICSAEMARDLAPEVERLIQFRDPNIRKKAALCSTRIVRKVPDLAENFINAASSLLKEKHHGVLITGVQLCYELCTINDEALEYFRKKCTEGLIKTLRDITNSAYQPEYDVAGITDPFLHIRLLKLLRVLGHGDADASDLMTDILAQVATKTESNKNAGNAVLYECVETIMAIEDTSSLRVLAINILGRFLSNRDNNIRYVALNMLMKAIAFDDQAVQRHRVTILECVKDPDASIRKRALELVSLLVNENNVKQLTKELIDYLEISDEDFKEDLSAKICSIVEKFSPEKIWYIDQMLKVLSEAGKFVKDDVWHALIVVISNASELHGYTVRALYKAVLTYSEQETLVRVAIWCIGEYGDLLVNNVGMLGIEDPITVTESDAVDVVEDAITRHNSDMTTKAMALVALLKLSSRFPSISERIKDIIVKQKGSLLLEMQQRAIEFNSIVDRHKNIRPSLVERMPVLDEATFNVRRAGSLPASVSTMAKPSVSIPNGVAAAPLVDLLDLGSDDIMAAPSSSGADFLQDLLGVDLGSSSAQSGATPGPKAGADLLMDILSIGTPSPAQNNTSSVDLLSTPGINKNPSNALDTLSSPALPHIATTASAGGMFDLLDGLTPSPSKEATNGPAYPPIVAYESSTLKIEFTFSKSSGNPQETNVQATFINLSPNTFTDFIFQAAVPKVISVFFFSPLLSSYQNFFNIVFRSFNLQFLQLHLDPASSNTLPASGNITQNLRVTNSQHGKKSLVMRMRIGYKVNGKDVLEEGQINNFPRGL; via the exons ATGAATTCAATTTTTTCCGGTACTCGTCTAAG GGACATGATTCGATCCATAAGAGCGTGCAAAACAGCTGCGGAGGAGCGTGGCGTTGTGAGGAAAGAGTGTGCTGATATCAGAGCATCCATTAATGAAAATGACCCTCATGATAGGCACCGGAACCTCGCCAAGCTCATGTTCATACACATGCTGGGTTACCCGACGCATTTTGGTCAGATGGAGTGCTTGAAGCTTATTGCGTCTCCTGGCTTCCCAGAGAAGAGGATTGGTTATCTCGGGCTGATGTTGCTTCTTGATGAGAGACAGGAAGTGTTGATGCTCGTCACAAATTCATTAAAACA AGATCTTAACCACACGAACCAGTACGTTGTAGGGCTCGCGCTCTGTGCTTTAGGGAATATTTGCTCTGCAGAAATGGCTCGTGATCTTGCGCCAGAAGTAGAAAGATTGATCCAGTTTCGTGACCCTAATATCCGTAAGAAG GCGGCACTTTGCTCCACTAGAATAGTAAGGAAGGTTCCAGATCTTGCAGAGAACTTTATAAATGCTGCTTCTTCCTTGCTTAAAGAAAAGCATCATGGGGTTCTTATAACAGGAGTTCAACTTTGTTATGAACTCTGCACGATCAATGATGAGGCCCTAGAATACTTCCGAAAG AAATGCACGGAGGGGCTGATAAAAACTTTGAGGGATATTACTAATAGCGCATATCAGCCTGAGTATGATGTTGCAGGGATCACAGATCCTTTTCTTCACATACGGTTACTTAAGCTCCTGCGTGTTTTAGGCCATGGTGACGCTGATGCTAGTGATTTGATGACTGATATACTTGCCCAG GTGGCCACAAAAACTGAATCAAACAAAAACGCAGGAAATGCCGTACTCTATGAGTGTGTTGAAACAATCATGGCCATTGAAGACACCAGTAGCTTGCGTGTGCTTGCTATCAATATCTTGGGAAGATTCTTATCTAACCGCGACAACAATATCAG ATATGTTGCATTAAACATGCTGATGAAAGCAATCGCGTTTGATGATCAAGCAGTGCAAAGGCACAGAGTTACAATCTTAGAATGTGTTAAG GACCCAGATGCTTCCATCCGGAAAAGAGCTCTTGAGCTCGTCTCTCTTTTGGTAAATGAGAACAATGTCAAACAACTGACAAAGGAGCTGATTGATTATTTGGAAATCAGCGATGAAGATTTTAAGGAGGATCTTAGTGCGAAAATCTGTTCCATCGTTGAAAA GTTTTCTCCAGAGAAAATCTGGTACATTGATCAGATGCTCAAGGTTCTGTCGGAG GCTGGAAAGTTTGTGAAAGATGATGTGTGGCATGCACTGATTGTTGTCATAAGTAATGCATCAGAGCTTCATGGATATACAGTCAGAGCATTATACAAAGCAGTCCTGACATATTCGGAACAG GAGACCCTTGTCCGAGTGGCGATTTGGTGCATTGGGGAATATGGTGATTTGCTGGTTAACAATGTGGGGATGCTTGGTATTGAAGATCCAATAACG GTAACGGAAAGTGATGCAGTTGACGTTGTCGAGGATGCCATTACTCGCCATAACTCAGATATGACTACCAAAGCTATGGCATTGGTTGCTCTGCTGAAGCTGTCATCCCGCTTTCCTTCTATCTCAGA GAGGATTAAAGATATAATTGTGAAGCAGAAAGGGAGCCTTCTCCTTGAAATGCAGCAGAGAGCTATTGAATTCAATTCTATTGTTGACAGGCATAAAAATATCAG GCCTTCTCTAGTTGAGAGAATGCCGGTGCTAGATGAGGCTACCTTCAATGTGAGGAGGGCTGGCTCTTTACCTGCGTCAGTTTCAACAATGGCCAAACCTTCAGTTAGTATTCCAAATGGTGTTGCTGCAGCTCCACTAGTGGATTTACTGGACCTGGGTTCTGACGATATCATGGCTGCACCTAGTTCATCTGGTGCAGATTTCCTTCAGGATCTTCTGGGTGTTGACTTAGGATCATCGTCAGCACAATCTG GTGCAACCCCGGGTCCAAAAGCCGGTGCAGATCTGTTGATGGATATTTTATCAATTGGGACACCTTCCCCGGCACAAAACAACACATCATCAGTTGATTTGTTATCAACACCTGGCATTAACAAGAATCCTTCTAATGCGCTAGACACACTTTCTTCACCAGCTCTACCTCACATAGCAACGACTGCTTCTGCTGGTGGTATGTTCGATTTGTTAGATGGTCTTACTCCTAGCCCATCGAAGGAAG CAACCAATGGTCCAGCATATCCACCTATTGTTGCATACGAGAGCAGCACCTTGAAGATTGAGTTCACATTCTCAAAGTCATCAGGGAACCCACAAGAAACAAATGTCCAGGCCACTTTTATAAATCTATCTCCTAATACTTTCACAGATTTTATCTTCCAGGCTGCTGTTCCAAAGGTCATTTCAGTTTTCTTTTTTTCTCCCTTATTATCCAGTTATCAAAATTTCTTTAACATTGTCTTTCGTTCATTTAATCTCCAGTTCCTCCAGCTGCACTTGGATCCAGCAAGCAGTAACACACTCCCGGCAAGCGGTAACATCACGCAGAATCTGAGAGTCACAAACAGCCAGCACGGCAAG AAATCTCTTGTGATGCGCATGAGGATTGGGTACAAAGTGAACGGAAAAGATGTATTGGAGGAAGGACAGATCAACAACTTCCCTCGTGGGTTGTGA
- the LOC106295949 gene encoding uncharacterized protein LOC106295949 isoform X3, producing the protein MAWSFSSLLLFSFFVFNLVEGKPVLEDGYEVTTVVDGHKSGLNPHTVHALPGSSNMIVLDSSGSTFYTTSFPLSVDSVINRFAGDGNPGYLDGNAGNSRFNKPRGFAVDAKGNVYVADKNNKAIRKISSSGYVTTIAGGTSKEFGHRDGPAQNATFSSDFEITFIPQRCCLLVSDHGNEMIRQINLKEEDCLQSSHSNLGTYSLWSIGIALSCFLGVAIGFASRPYIIRHTGRSEPPLVHRDVEASPNQIGGTSSDLLLLH; encoded by the exons ATGGCTTGGTCCTTTTCCTCCCTGTTACTCTTCTCGTTCTTCGTTTTCAATCTGG TAGAGGGTAAGCCAGTTTTAGAAGACGGGTACGAGGTTACCACAGTGGTTGATGGTCATAAGTCTGGTCTGAATCCACACACGGTTCATGCTCTACCAGGATCGTCCAATATGATCGTCCTTGATTCGTCTGGAAGCACGTTCTACACTACTTCTTTTCCTCTGTCCGTAG ATAGTGTGATAAACCGGTTTGCTGGGGATGGGAATCCCGGTTATTTAGATGGCAACGCTGGAAACAGCCGGTTCAACAAGCCGCGTGGTTTCGCTGTGGATGCTAAAGGGAATGTCTATGTTGCTGATAAGAACAATAAAGCTATACGCAAGATCAGCTCTTCAG GTTATGTAACCACAATTGCTGGAGGAACCTCAAAGGAGTTTGGACATAGAGACGGACCAGCACAGAATGCAACTTTCTCTAGTGATTTCGAGATAACTTTTATTCCTCAAAGATGTTGTTTGCTTGTTTCTGATCATGGAAACGAAATGATCCGCCAGATTAATCTAAAAGAGGAGGATTGCCTCCAAAGCTCTCATTCTA ATTTGGGGACATACTCTCTTTGGTCAATAGGGATTGCCCTTTCATGCTTTCTCGGTGTAGCCATTGGCTTTGCTTCTCGCCCTTACATCATTCGTCAT ACAGGAAGAAGTGAACCACCTCTCGTTCATCGCGACGTGGAAGCTTCTCCTAATCAAATTGGGGGAACAAGTTCGGACCTTCTTCTCCTACACTAG
- the LOC106295949 gene encoding uncharacterized protein LOC106295949 isoform X2 → MAWSFSSLLLFSFFVFNLEGKPVLEDGYEVTTVVDGHKSGLNPHTVHALPGSSNMIVLDSSGSTFYTTSFPLSVDSVINRFAGDGNPGYLDGNAGNSRFNKPRGFAVDAKGNVYVADKNNKAIRKISSSGYVTTIAGGTSKEFGHRDGPAQNATFSSDFEITFIPQRCCLLVSDHGNEMIRQINLKEEDCLQSSHSNLGTYSLWSIGIALSCFLGVAIGFASRPYIIRHEEVNHLSFIATWKLLLIKLGEQVRTFFSYTRNLVDGSTLSSLLSRLVMMIVSHLSLMYSAISRLVWSVVSPLFFMCQPNNVAVLDKTVSLPDQETPSQSQPQLSLKPSDDLMDLITFDDAEETNNAEERTDQETVTATSFVNVVL, encoded by the exons ATGGCTTGGTCCTTTTCCTCCCTGTTACTCTTCTCGTTCTTCGTTTTCAATCTGG AGGGTAAGCCAGTTTTAGAAGACGGGTACGAGGTTACCACAGTGGTTGATGGTCATAAGTCTGGTCTGAATCCACACACGGTTCATGCTCTACCAGGATCGTCCAATATGATCGTCCTTGATTCGTCTGGAAGCACGTTCTACACTACTTCTTTTCCTCTGTCCGTAG ATAGTGTGATAAACCGGTTTGCTGGGGATGGGAATCCCGGTTATTTAGATGGCAACGCTGGAAACAGCCGGTTCAACAAGCCGCGTGGTTTCGCTGTGGATGCTAAAGGGAATGTCTATGTTGCTGATAAGAACAATAAAGCTATACGCAAGATCAGCTCTTCAG GTTATGTAACCACAATTGCTGGAGGAACCTCAAAGGAGTTTGGACATAGAGACGGACCAGCACAGAATGCAACTTTCTCTAGTGATTTCGAGATAACTTTTATTCCTCAAAGATGTTGTTTGCTTGTTTCTGATCATGGAAACGAAATGATCCGCCAGATTAATCTAAAAGAGGAGGATTGCCTCCAAAGCTCTCATTCTA ATTTGGGGACATACTCTCTTTGGTCAATAGGGATTGCCCTTTCATGCTTTCTCGGTGTAGCCATTGGCTTTGCTTCTCGCCCTTACATCATTCGTCAT GAAGAAGTGAACCACCTCTCGTTCATCGCGACGTGGAAGCTTCTCCTAATCAAATTGGGGGAACAAGTTCGGACCTTCTTCTCCTACACTAGAAACCTAGTCGATGGATCAACCCTTTCTTCTCTACTAAGTAGACTAGTTATGATGATCGTTTCTCACCTTTCCCTCATGTATTCCGCAATAAGTAGATTAGTATGGTCAGTGGTATCTCCTCTTTTCTTCATGTGTCAGCCCAACAATGTAGCTGTTTTAGACAAGACAGTCTCTTTGCCTGATCAGGAAACCCCAAGTCAATCACAGCCGCAGCTTTCTCTGAAACCCTCTGATGATCTTATGGACCTGATTACGTTTGATGACGCAGAAGAAACTAATAATGCTGAAGAGCGCACTGATCAGGAAACTGTCACTGCTACATCTTTTGTAAATGTTGTGTTGTAG
- the LOC106295949 gene encoding uncharacterized protein LOC106295949 isoform X1, which yields MAWSFSSLLLFSFFVFNLVEGKPVLEDGYEVTTVVDGHKSGLNPHTVHALPGSSNMIVLDSSGSTFYTTSFPLSVDSVINRFAGDGNPGYLDGNAGNSRFNKPRGFAVDAKGNVYVADKNNKAIRKISSSGYVTTIAGGTSKEFGHRDGPAQNATFSSDFEITFIPQRCCLLVSDHGNEMIRQINLKEEDCLQSSHSNLGTYSLWSIGIALSCFLGVAIGFASRPYIIRHEEVNHLSFIATWKLLLIKLGEQVRTFFSYTRNLVDGSTLSSLLSRLVMMIVSHLSLMYSAISRLVWSVVSPLFFMCQPNNVAVLDKTVSLPDQETPSQSQPQLSLKPSDDLMDLITFDDAEETNNAEERTDQETVTATSFVNVVL from the exons ATGGCTTGGTCCTTTTCCTCCCTGTTACTCTTCTCGTTCTTCGTTTTCAATCTGG TAGAGGGTAAGCCAGTTTTAGAAGACGGGTACGAGGTTACCACAGTGGTTGATGGTCATAAGTCTGGTCTGAATCCACACACGGTTCATGCTCTACCAGGATCGTCCAATATGATCGTCCTTGATTCGTCTGGAAGCACGTTCTACACTACTTCTTTTCCTCTGTCCGTAG ATAGTGTGATAAACCGGTTTGCTGGGGATGGGAATCCCGGTTATTTAGATGGCAACGCTGGAAACAGCCGGTTCAACAAGCCGCGTGGTTTCGCTGTGGATGCTAAAGGGAATGTCTATGTTGCTGATAAGAACAATAAAGCTATACGCAAGATCAGCTCTTCAG GTTATGTAACCACAATTGCTGGAGGAACCTCAAAGGAGTTTGGACATAGAGACGGACCAGCACAGAATGCAACTTTCTCTAGTGATTTCGAGATAACTTTTATTCCTCAAAGATGTTGTTTGCTTGTTTCTGATCATGGAAACGAAATGATCCGCCAGATTAATCTAAAAGAGGAGGATTGCCTCCAAAGCTCTCATTCTA ATTTGGGGACATACTCTCTTTGGTCAATAGGGATTGCCCTTTCATGCTTTCTCGGTGTAGCCATTGGCTTTGCTTCTCGCCCTTACATCATTCGTCAT GAAGAAGTGAACCACCTCTCGTTCATCGCGACGTGGAAGCTTCTCCTAATCAAATTGGGGGAACAAGTTCGGACCTTCTTCTCCTACACTAGAAACCTAGTCGATGGATCAACCCTTTCTTCTCTACTAAGTAGACTAGTTATGATGATCGTTTCTCACCTTTCCCTCATGTATTCCGCAATAAGTAGATTAGTATGGTCAGTGGTATCTCCTCTTTTCTTCATGTGTCAGCCCAACAATGTAGCTGTTTTAGACAAGACAGTCTCTTTGCCTGATCAGGAAACCCCAAGTCAATCACAGCCGCAGCTTTCTCTGAAACCCTCTGATGATCTTATGGACCTGATTACGTTTGATGACGCAGAAGAAACTAATAATGCTGAAGAGCGCACTGATCAGGAAACTGTCACTGCTACATCTTTTGTAAATGTTGTGTTGTAG